A region from the Helcococcus ovis genome encodes:
- a CDS encoding sensor histidine kinase, with translation MNLGKKLNITFISLLIFVLMISAFTSIYTFDNTLKYYLRNQRQTEFNQIKDDITEIIKSQNGLNPFLLELYSKNKGILIKYYNNEKKLLLQYDNLDYKNNKNLKNNDIVKSSYNIINSNNEIAGTLEVSYIDNVYSYNKIMNVFQSDIITQYVVIFIISIIIATILIVLLSKNITIPIKEIQDKTKKLIEKKYVSSEKKYDIYELDELSDNINYLSKSLKMQEQYRIDYSHDIAHELRTPITNLILHLEAIKDEIIDADKETISMLLSETRRISSMIDNLEITFNKKENFNELKIEDFDIVNLLETVSSSFEPLLKEKNIKLVKNFDKSKIINSDYDKLTQVVANIISNAIKASNENGTIQIIFQSFSNRDVITISDNGIGISKDDLPHIFERFYRVDNVRNTKVSGQGLGLAITKTYVELLGFKIDVNSELGKGTDFTITM, from the coding sequence ATGAATCTAGGTAAAAAATTAAATATTACGTTTATTTCTTTATTAATTTTTGTTCTAATGATTTCAGCATTCACATCAATATATACATTTGATAATACATTAAAATATTATCTTAGAAATCAAAGACAAACTGAATTTAATCAAATAAAAGATGATATTACCGAAATAATAAAAAGTCAAAATGGCTTAAATCCATTTCTATTGGAATTATATTCAAAAAATAAGGGAATTTTGATTAAATATTATAATAATGAAAAAAAACTTTTACTACAATATGACAATTTAGATTATAAAAATAATAAAAATCTAAAAAATAATGATATAGTTAAATCTTCATATAATATAATAAATTCCAATAATGAAATTGCCGGTACATTAGAAGTATCATACATAGACAATGTTTATTCTTACAATAAAATTATGAATGTATTTCAATCAGATATAATTACCCAGTATGTGGTTATTTTCATTATTTCTATTATAATCGCAACAATATTGATTGTACTACTAAGTAAAAATATCACTATACCTATAAAAGAAATTCAAGATAAAACTAAAAAATTAATAGAGAAAAAATATGTAAGTTCTGAAAAAAAATATGATATATATGAACTAGATGAGTTATCTGATAATATAAACTATTTATCAAAATCCTTAAAAATGCAAGAACAATATAGAATTGACTATTCCCATGATATAGCACATGAATTAAGAACTCCCATAACAAATTTAATTCTTCATTTAGAAGCTATTAAAGATGAAATTATTGATGCAGATAAAGAAACTATTTCAATGCTTTTATCTGAAACTAGAAGAATTAGTTCTATGATAGATAATTTGGAAATAACATTTAATAAAAAAGAAAACTTTAATGAGTTAAAAATTGAAGATTTTGATATAGTAAATTTATTAGAAACCGTATCTTCAAGTTTTGAGCCTCTACTGAAAGAAAAAAATATAAAATTAGTTAAAAATTTTGATAAAAGTAAAATAATAAATTCTGATTATGATAAACTTACACAGGTAGTAGCAAATATAATATCAAATGCAATTAAAGCAAGTAATGAAAATGGAACAATTCAAATCATATTTCAATCATTTTCAAATCGAGATGTTATAACAATATCTGATAATGGAATTGGGATAAGTAAAGATGATCTACCTCATATTTTCGAAAGATTTTACAGGGTAGATAATGTTAGAAATACAAAAGTAAGTGGTCAAGGATTAGGATTAGCGATAACTAAGACATATGTTGAACTACTAGGATTTAAAATAGATGTAAATTCTGAATTAGGTAAAGGTACAGATTTTACAATTACAATGTAA
- a CDS encoding response regulator transcription factor: MKYKILIVEDEPGIARMEKSYLEKNGFYAEIAQDGSEAIDKFYKNNFDLIILDLMIPKLSGEKVLELVRETSKIPVILVTAKVNEDDIIKGLKSGADDYVRKPFSALELVERVKAVLRRTETIHNNEIITTNDGKLKIDITNNRVLKNNEEVALTKNELMIILTLYKNPSKTFTRNEIIEIAFGYEYDAFDRAVDTHIKNIRAKIEDNPRNPIYIKTIYGLGYKAGDTNESR, encoded by the coding sequence ATGAAATACAAAATACTAATAGTTGAAGACGAACCCGGCATTGCAAGAATGGAAAAATCATATTTAGAAAAAAATGGATTTTATGCAGAAATTGCACAAGATGGTTCTGAAGCAATTGATAAATTTTATAAAAATAATTTTGATTTAATAATTTTAGATCTTATGATACCTAAATTAAGTGGTGAAAAAGTATTGGAATTAGTTAGAGAAACCTCTAAAATTCCTGTAATTTTAGTGACAGCTAAAGTAAATGAAGATGACATAATTAAAGGACTTAAATCAGGTGCTGATGACTATGTTAGAAAACCTTTTTCAGCATTAGAATTAGTTGAGAGAGTGAAAGCAGTATTAAGAAGAACTGAAACTATACATAACAATGAAATTATAACTACAAATGATGGAAAACTTAAAATTGATATAACCAATAATAGAGTATTAAAAAATAATGAGGAAGTTGCTTTAACAAAAAATGAGTTAATGATTATTCTTACATTATACAAAAACCCGTCAAAAACATTTACAAGAAATGAAATAATTGAAATAGCATTTGGATATGAATATGATGCATTTGACAGAGCTGTTGATACTCATATCAAAAATATTAGAGCAAAAATTGAAGATAATCCAAGAAATCCAATATATATTAAAACAATATATGGATTAGGATATAAAGCTGGAGATACTAATGAATCTAGGTAA
- a CDS encoding transglycosylase domain-containing protein, producing the protein MKKKISDIPTSMLKIIVQIILLFVLVIGILVITVGAMLGVSIIKVAENSPKINPKNISLNLNQNSNILDRDGNLIESIAFDEYREIISIKDVPKSLKDAFISLEDERFETHRGVDPKSVIRSFFTNITSGGISQGGSTITQQLIKNVYLTNEVSWERKIQEMYLALGVEKQISKDEILEGYLNRVFLGQNSYGVEAASQTYFSKSAKDLNIAQSAAIASIVQAPSNYSLFYAYSPADVPKDAKTAGTYRLQGVEYVAVLNDSILDRKNFTLKKMYNLGKITKKEYDEAIKFDLLGSVKPGSKENKQYATAISSLIKSQAIDIIMKTQDMKYEEAKNLLYTGGLDITTTIDWNAQKKLEETYNDFANIFSYQTNGGPLFGDIKFDNLGDIINSDKNKLYYKKSNLLTDKEELYIPSGWYEFDKDKNLIFSSSRLAKINNGIYIKPFYKISDDNQLYTFRISNIEIKNDYLKEINDEKFMIKKEFFENVKDFYNIKNDNLVINKKYYSVEKNGTVQPQSSTVVLDSKTAEVVAMVAKRGNSTDDTIDRATNFFRQPVSSIKPLAVYAPAIEEGRTLATPVDDTPYQLIGNQPWPVNYDNIYRGIVTTRDALKESLNPPAVKILGEDLGVSKSLPYLEKLGLIDKEHPDKDTFVSAEENPNENDERPAMGIGSVVEGFSVFKMANAYQTFANNGERIPASIISKIEKPKVGLIYKNEYKPIKVFSKETNFLITDVLKGIVNDFDYHNDALNKNGIDTAGKTGTNNDNADFWFAGFNPYYTSATWIGFDNNNLHMYGKSANLTSFYGNFMNKLLDGKEAKKFEKPKDIIKVKVSKVDGLLPSKYTALDPRGNMVYTEYFKKGTEPKKVSNAHVLVNIDKRNNLLAADNAPLGIVEKRVFINRPIPYNPREFNNIIPQDWAYLVPTKYSNLPLVIQPEVKKLPDGSVVITTIKPNGDNEVITTKPDGTVITQTTTKDGKVTTNIKKGTTNNKPDQNPEDNKETQKETQKENNLNTRRSILDF; encoded by the coding sequence ATGAAGAAAAAAATATCTGATATTCCTACATCTATGTTAAAAATAATAGTGCAAATTATTTTATTATTTGTATTAGTTATAGGAATACTAGTGATTACAGTTGGAGCGATGCTTGGAGTTTCAATAATTAAAGTTGCTGAAAATTCTCCAAAAATCAATCCTAAAAATATTTCATTAAATTTAAATCAAAATTCTAATATTTTAGATAGAGATGGTAATTTAATTGAATCAATAGCGTTTGATGAATACAGAGAAATTATAAGTATAAAAGATGTACCAAAATCTCTAAAAGATGCATTTATAAGTTTAGAAGATGAAAGATTTGAAACACATAGAGGAGTAGATCCGAAAAGTGTTATAAGATCATTTTTTACAAATATTACATCTGGCGGGATATCTCAAGGTGGATCAACAATTACACAACAACTTATAAAAAATGTTTATTTAACAAATGAAGTAAGCTGGGAAAGAAAAATACAGGAAATGTATCTTGCATTAGGTGTTGAAAAACAAATAAGTAAAGATGAAATTCTTGAAGGATACTTAAATAGAGTATTCTTAGGACAAAATTCTTATGGTGTTGAAGCGGCATCTCAAACCTATTTTTCAAAGTCTGCAAAAGATTTAAATATTGCTCAATCGGCTGCTATTGCTTCAATTGTTCAAGCTCCATCAAACTATAGTCTATTTTATGCGTATAGTCCTGCTGATGTGCCTAAGGATGCAAAAACTGCTGGGACATATAGACTACAAGGAGTGGAATATGTTGCAGTTTTAAATGATTCAATACTTGATAGAAAAAATTTCACATTGAAAAAAATGTATAATTTAGGCAAAATTACTAAAAAAGAATATGATGAGGCAATAAAATTTGATTTGCTGGGAAGCGTTAAACCCGGTTCAAAAGAGAATAAACAATACGCAACCGCTATTTCTTCTCTAATTAAATCACAAGCAATAGACATTATAATGAAAACTCAAGATATGAAATATGAAGAAGCAAAAAATCTTCTTTATACCGGTGGTCTTGACATAACAACTACTATTGATTGGAATGCCCAAAAAAAATTAGAAGAAACTTATAATGATTTTGCAAATATATTTAGCTATCAAACAAATGGAGGTCCCCTATTCGGAGACATTAAATTCGATAATTTGGGAGATATTATAAATTCAGATAAAAATAAATTATATTATAAGAAGTCAAATCTTTTAACTGACAAAGAAGAATTATATATCCCATCAGGATGGTATGAATTTGATAAAGATAAAAACTTAATTTTTTCATCATCAAGACTAGCTAAAATTAATAATGGTATATATATAAAACCATTTTATAAAATAAGCGATGATAATCAATTATATACATTTAGGATTTCAAATATAGAAATAAAAAATGATTATCTAAAAGAAATAAATGACGAAAAATTTATGATAAAAAAAGAATTTTTTGAAAATGTTAAAGATTTTTACAATATTAAAAATGACAATTTAGTTATAAATAAAAAGTACTATTCAGTTGAAAAAAATGGTACAGTACAACCCCAATCTTCAACAGTTGTATTAGATAGTAAAACAGCAGAGGTAGTAGCAATGGTAGCTAAAAGAGGAAATAGTACAGATGACACAATTGATAGGGCTACAAATTTCTTCAGACAACCTGTATCTTCAATAAAACCGCTAGCTGTTTATGCACCTGCTATTGAAGAAGGCCGTACATTAGCAACTCCTGTTGATGACACGCCTTATCAATTGATAGGTAATCAACCATGGCCTGTTAACTACGACAATATTTATAGAGGTATTGTAACAACAAGAGATGCATTAAAGGAATCACTAAACCCTCCTGCCGTTAAAATCTTAGGAGAAGATTTAGGTGTAAGCAAATCATTACCATATCTTGAAAAATTAGGATTAATAGATAAAGAACATCCAGATAAAGATACATTTGTCAGTGCGGAGGAAAATCCAAATGAGAATGACGAAAGACCTGCAATGGGTATAGGTTCAGTAGTTGAAGGATTTAGTGTATTCAAAATGGCAAATGCATATCAAACATTTGCAAATAATGGTGAAAGAATACCTGCATCAATCATATCAAAAATTGAAAAACCTAAAGTTGGTTTAATTTATAAAAACGAATATAAACCAATAAAAGTATTTTCTAAAGAAACAAATTTTTTAATTACAGATGTACTAAAAGGTATTGTAAATGATTTTGATTACCATAATGATGCACTAAATAAAAATGGTATTGATACAGCAGGAAAAACCGGTACAAATAATGACAATGCGGATTTTTGGTTTGCAGGTTTTAATCCATATTATACATCTGCTACATGGATAGGTTTTGATAATAATAATCTACACATGTACGGTAAGTCAGCAAACTTGACATCATTTTACGGTAATTTTATGAATAAACTACTAGATGGAAAGGAAGCTAAAAAATTTGAAAAACCTAAAGATATTATAAAAGTAAAAGTAAGCAAAGTTGACGGATTACTTCCATCGAAATATACAGCTCTTGACCCAAGAGGAAATATGGTATATACAGAATATTTTAAAAAAGGTACTGAACCTAAAAAAGTATCAAATGCTCATGTATTGGTAAATATAGATAAAAGAAATAATTTACTTGCAGCTGATAATGCACCTTTAGGTATTGTAGAAAAAAGAGTATTTATAAACAGACCAATCCCATATAATCCTAGAGAATTCAATAATATTATTCCTCAAGATTGGGCTTACTTAGTACCGACAAAATATTCTAATTTACCACTAGTAATACAACCTGAAGTTAAAAAACTCCCTGATGGAAGTGTTGTTATTACAACAATTAAACCAAATGGAGATAATGAAGTAATAACTACAAAACCGGATGGTACTGTAATTACCCAAACAACTACAAAAGATGGTAAAGTAACTACAAACATAAAAAAAGGAACCACTAATAACAAACCGGATCAAAATCCGGAAGATAATAAAGAAACTCAAAAAGAAACTCAAAAAGAAAACAATTTAAACACAAGAAGGTCTATTCTTGATTTTTAG
- the hflX gene encoding GTPase HflX has protein sequence MKKEKVIIVDVNLNNKYTESQLESRIFELKELVRASNSEFVASVVQNLKEINSKYYIGSGKAQELAEMVQNLEIDTVIFNNELTGSQMKNLEDVINKKIVDRTGLILDIFATRARTNESKLQIKLAQLEYRLPRLVGFRNYLSREGAGIGTRGPGEQKLEIDRRSVQMEINSIKNKLKNIENKRIVEKRKRLNSSIPIVSLIGYSNAGKSTLLNTISEKYAENVKKVYSDDLLFATLDTSARKIKLLNGKDIIITDTVGFISDLPTKLVESFKSTLEEVRDSNLVLIVVDASNYDYEIQIKATEDILADMDLIGKNILYVFNKMDKNPDFRFYKKVDNEIYISAMDENDIERLIKKIENLLFGDYSIYEVFVSYSDYDKIKKLVPFSLKKDEKFEADGIKTYLLLDDNMKIKYRKFIKNEV, from the coding sequence ATGAAAAAAGAAAAAGTAATAATAGTTGATGTAAACTTAAACAATAAATATACAGAAAGTCAATTAGAATCAAGAATTTTTGAGTTAAAAGAGCTAGTAAGGGCTTCAAATTCTGAGTTTGTAGCAAGTGTAGTACAAAATTTAAAAGAAATTAATTCTAAATATTATATTGGATCCGGTAAAGCACAAGAATTAGCAGAAATGGTTCAAAATCTTGAAATAGATACAGTTATTTTTAATAATGAGCTTACTGGCTCCCAAATGAAAAATCTTGAAGATGTGATTAATAAAAAAATTGTAGATAGAACGGGATTAATTTTAGATATATTTGCAACTAGAGCTAGAACTAATGAATCTAAGCTTCAGATTAAACTTGCACAATTAGAGTATAGATTGCCTAGATTAGTCGGATTTAGAAATTATCTTTCTAGAGAAGGTGCAGGTATTGGGACAAGAGGACCCGGGGAACAAAAACTTGAAATAGATAGAAGATCGGTTCAAATGGAAATAAATTCCATAAAGAATAAATTAAAAAATATAGAAAATAAACGTATTGTAGAAAAGAGAAAAAGATTAAATTCCAGTATACCGATAGTTTCTTTAATTGGTTATTCAAATGCTGGGAAATCAACGTTATTAAATACAATAAGTGAAAAATATGCAGAGAATGTAAAAAAAGTATATTCAGATGATTTATTATTTGCAACTTTAGATACATCTGCAAGAAAAATTAAATTGTTAAATGGTAAAGATATTATAATCACTGATACTGTAGGATTTATTTCTGATTTACCTACAAAATTGGTAGAATCTTTTAAATCTACTTTAGAGGAAGTAAGAGATTCTAATTTAGTTTTAATTGTTGTTGATGCATCAAATTATGATTATGAAATACAGATTAAAGCGACAGAAGATATATTGGCAGATATGGATTTGATCGGAAAAAATATTTTATATGTCTTTAATAAAATGGATAAAAATCCTGATTTTAGGTTTTATAAAAAAGTTGATAATGAAATTTACATTTCTGCAATGGATGAAAATGATATAGAAAGATTAATTAAAAAGATAGAAAATCTATTATTTGGAGATTATTCAATTTATGAAGTTTTTGTATCCTATTCAGATTATGATAAAATAAAAAAACTAGTTCCTTTTTCATTAAAAAAAGACGAAAAGTTTGAAGCAGATGGAATTAAAACTTATTTATTATTAGATGATAATATGAAAATAAAATATAGAAAGTTTATTAAAAATGAAGTATAA
- a CDS encoding YigZ family protein — protein sequence MKYKEYKSILNEYSSEIEINRSRFISNIKYCETEEESLAFIEKISKKYRDATHNCTAYINGNISNIQRYNDDGEPQGTAGIPMLEVLKKEELTNLCVVVTRYFGGKKLGASGLIRAYGGAVSDVLRVSEIIEFKNYYKVKLVFDYNFLGKIDNYIGEQNFYIKQRDYLEKIENIMYISVLKYQKFKEQLFEITSANIDIKIIDEVLLKVRNGEIIDL from the coding sequence ATGAAGTATAAAGAATATAAATCAATTTTAAATGAATATTCAAGTGAAATAGAAATAAATAGATCTAGATTTATTTCTAATATAAAATATTGTGAAACAGAAGAAGAATCTTTAGCTTTTATTGAAAAAATAAGTAAAAAGTATAGAGATGCTACTCATAATTGTACAGCATATATAAATGGTAATATCTCAAATATACAAAGGTATAATGATGATGGTGAACCTCAGGGAACAGCAGGTATACCTATGCTGGAAGTATTAAAAAAAGAAGAGTTAACTAATTTGTGTGTAGTGGTTACAAGATATTTTGGTGGTAAAAAACTTGGAGCATCAGGTCTTATAAGAGCATATGGAGGTGCTGTTTCAGATGTTTTAAGGGTTTCAGAAATTATAGAATTTAAAAATTATTATAAAGTTAAACTTGTATTTGATTATAATTTTTTAGGAAAAATTGATAATTATATAGGAGAACAAAACTTTTACATTAAGCAAAGAGATTATTTAGAAAAAATAGAAAATATAATGTATATAAGTGTTTTGAAATATCAAAAATTTAAGGAACAATTATTTGAAATTACAAGTGCAAATATTGATATTAAAATAATTGATGAAGTATTATTAAAAGTTAGAAATGGAGAAATTATAGACTTATGA